Proteins co-encoded in one Halorussus lipolyticus genomic window:
- a CDS encoding DNA polymerase domain-containing protein yields the protein MSDSGSNSTLTDFSGGGGGERDVAAEARAVAGTDDQNVDSVVEADDWLPARDGEIELSVIQVDYTIEGSGDDEKPVVHVFGRTADNDLEHVTVHEFEPYFYAPTDSLDAPPEDQYDRLIDSRETDENGDPFVSIRGEKLTKIVGQTPRDVGNIRDDFDHYEADILFPNRFLIDKDIKSGIRIPERRDDEGTLHFHDEVDELETVEVQADPRVHYFDIEVDDRSGFPEEGEEPIICLTTFDSYDETYIAWLADAPEGDAEAPEELPGYDPIEDIDLEVRSFPDEREMLEAYLDYLNETDVDVISGWNADDFDAPYLIDRLDELDGPHEYDLDSDRLSRVDEVWHSDWGAPTVKGRVVFDLLYAYKRTQFTELESYRLDAVGEVELGVGKERYAGDIGDLWEDDPERLLEYNVRDVELCVQLDRKQDIVSFWEEVASFVGCKLEDATTPGDAVDMYVLHKAYGEFALPSKGKQESEDYEGGAVFEPITGVKENVTVLDLKCFSGDTQVLTPTGTRNITDMEVGDDVYTLNPETFECEVKPVVDTQSYSNKYGELHHLSGSTHDLKVTENHRFLCSSKRGWDDLEPTDFEFSEYRDLTSADRFAFPNHEPMSGERPETFALYEAVTNEAKVAVYSDNDLRWLRHRLPDETEQSLNLVHGSSSAAGLQQKVGKYLLPVSVYRAHREEIEEHADDVFLKYGKSHSELPTEVEMDDWLELVGWYVTEGSVDVEHGRFTLHQSDEDGRDSITSLLDRIGIDYSTDQRGVNVSNAILVDWLVENCGKGFAEKQLPKWVFDLDGRLLETLLKTAIGGDGSRTESGLRKFWTKSDQLKRDVSRVAVRCGHKPTVTKQNDGTWYLSIGKQGSFCKDTNATVEDHDGDVHCLTAKDNHVVLAGRNGHFQWVGQSLYPMSMTTINASPETKVDPGEYDGETYRAPTGTHFRKEPDGIIREIIDETLAEREEKKALRNERDPDTPEYERFDRQQAAVKVIMNCFTPDTEVLTPEGVRNIRDLDVGDEVYSLDPETEEMERKPVVETHAYPDYRGDLVDIETSKMDFRVTPNHRMLVRKNETNGSTEDGYSFVEAGELDRATNYELPHDWDGPEGTPIEEIDLTELADDYEVWANHEVHGHTLAAEIGWYPDKVQKSDIDEEGYVFSADEFEEHREYLESVCSEFYVHAESGRKWIPRTYDGDDFLELLAWYVTEGNVYTSEEKQFGENYRGSATSIQIAQDAVMADGGEGDHSAIGDLLDRMGFDYYVDDTGYQFTSKLLGEVLERLCGDSSFEKRIPEFVFESSQKQKRRFLETLVDGDGDRQKNSWRYSTASDRLRDDVLRLCAHLGLTTNYRKDSGAWRIYCTEDSKNTLRMHRSSSRSTADDGVYCVTVEDNHTLLAGRNGKFQFVGQSLYGVLGWERFRLYDKAMGAAITATGREVIEHTQATAEEMDYDVAYGDTDSVMLEVGHISPADIDGEVEVTDGMREAHPEMDEEELESLAATIQKGYEVEEQINDSYDEFALEELNAAAHRFQIEFEKLYRRFFQAGKKKRYAGHIVWKEGKDVDDIDITGFEYKRSDIAPITKEVQKRVIDMIVHGEDLDDVKDYVHDVIEDYQAGNVNLDDVGIPGGIGKRLDAYDTDTAQVRGAKYANVMLGTNFQRGSKPKRLYLEGVHPDFWQKMEDEEGFDPSGNSREDRIYREFKKDPDVICFEFADQVPDEFDVDWDKMLDKTLQGPIERILEALDISWDEVKSGQEQTGLGSFV from the coding sequence ATGAGCGATTCGGGGTCTAACAGTACGCTTACGGACTTCTCCGGCGGGGGTGGCGGCGAGCGCGACGTAGCGGCCGAGGCCCGCGCAGTCGCCGGAACCGACGACCAGAACGTCGATTCGGTCGTCGAGGCCGACGACTGGCTTCCCGCCCGCGACGGCGAAATCGAACTGTCCGTCATTCAAGTCGATTACACCATCGAAGGCTCGGGTGACGACGAGAAACCCGTCGTCCACGTCTTCGGCAGGACCGCCGACAACGACCTCGAACACGTCACGGTCCACGAGTTCGAACCCTACTTCTACGCGCCGACCGACTCGCTGGACGCTCCTCCCGAGGATCAGTACGACCGACTCATCGACAGCCGCGAGACCGACGAGAACGGCGACCCCTTCGTAAGCATCCGGGGCGAGAAACTCACCAAAATCGTCGGTCAGACGCCCCGCGACGTGGGGAACATCCGCGACGACTTCGACCACTACGAGGCCGACATCCTGTTCCCCAACCGGTTTCTCATCGACAAGGACATCAAGAGCGGTATCAGGATTCCCGAGCGCAGAGACGACGAGGGCACCCTCCACTTCCACGACGAGGTAGACGAGTTGGAGACCGTCGAGGTGCAGGCCGACCCCCGCGTCCACTACTTCGACATCGAGGTTGACGACCGGTCGGGCTTTCCGGAGGAGGGCGAAGAACCCATCATCTGTCTCACCACCTTCGACTCCTACGACGAGACCTACATCGCGTGGCTCGCCGACGCGCCCGAGGGCGACGCCGAGGCCCCCGAGGAACTCCCCGGCTACGACCCCATCGAGGACATCGACCTCGAAGTCCGGTCGTTCCCCGACGAGCGCGAGATGCTCGAAGCGTACCTCGACTACCTTAACGAGACCGACGTAGACGTTATATCGGGGTGGAATGCGGATGATTTCGACGCACCCTATCTCATCGACCGACTGGACGAACTCGACGGTCCCCACGAGTACGACCTCGACTCGGACCGCCTCTCGCGGGTGGACGAGGTTTGGCACTCCGACTGGGGTGCCCCGACGGTCAAGGGCCGGGTCGTCTTCGACCTGTTGTACGCCTACAAGCGAACCCAGTTCACCGAACTCGAATCCTACCGCCTCGACGCAGTGGGCGAAGTCGAGTTGGGCGTCGGCAAGGAGCGGTACGCCGGCGACATCGGGGACCTCTGGGAGGACGACCCCGAGCGCCTGTTGGAGTACAACGTCAGGGACGTGGAACTCTGCGTCCAACTCGACCGCAAGCAGGACATCGTCTCCTTCTGGGAGGAGGTCGCCTCCTTCGTCGGGTGCAAACTCGAAGACGCTACCACGCCCGGCGACGCGGTGGACATGTACGTCCTCCACAAGGCCTACGGCGAGTTCGCGCTCCCCTCGAAGGGCAAACAGGAGAGCGAGGACTACGAGGGCGGTGCGGTCTTCGAACCCATCACCGGCGTCAAGGAGAACGTGACCGTACTGGACCTGAAGTGTTTCAGCGGAGATACACAGGTCCTCACTCCAACCGGTACTCGAAACATCACCGACATGGAAGTCGGTGACGACGTTTACACACTCAATCCGGAAACGTTCGAATGTGAGGTCAAACCAGTCGTAGACACTCAATCGTATTCGAACAAGTATGGAGAACTGCATCACCTCTCGGGGAGCACCCACGACCTGAAAGTCACGGAGAATCACCGCTTCCTCTGCTCCTCAAAGCGAGGATGGGACGACCTCGAACCGACCGACTTCGAGTTCTCGGAGTATAGGGACCTGACCTCCGCTGACCGATTCGCGTTCCCCAATCACGAACCGATGTCTGGCGAACGTCCAGAGACGTTCGCGCTGTACGAAGCGGTGACGAACGAAGCGAAAGTCGCCGTTTACTCCGATAACGACCTGCGATGGCTCCGCCATCGACTTCCCGACGAAACCGAGCAGTCGCTCAATCTCGTTCACGGCTCGTCGTCTGCGGCTGGCTTACAACAGAAGGTCGGAAAGTATCTGTTGCCCGTTTCGGTCTATCGGGCACATCGTGAAGAGATAGAAGAACACGCCGACGACGTGTTCCTCAAGTACGGCAAAAGTCATAGCGAACTTCCGACCGAAGTCGAGATGGACGACTGGTTGGAACTCGTCGGCTGGTACGTTACGGAGGGAAGCGTCGATGTAGAGCATGGACGGTTTACGCTCCACCAGTCCGACGAAGACGGTCGAGACTCTATCACGTCATTGCTCGACCGAATCGGAATCGACTACAGTACCGACCAGCGAGGCGTCAACGTCTCGAACGCGATTCTCGTAGACTGGCTCGTCGAAAACTGCGGCAAAGGATTCGCAGAAAAACAGCTTCCGAAATGGGTATTCGACCTCGACGGAAGACTGCTCGAAACCCTACTAAAGACCGCTATCGGTGGTGATGGTAGCCGTACCGAGAGCGGTCTTCGAAAGTTCTGGACGAAGAGCGACCAACTCAAAAGGGATGTTTCTCGGGTCGCCGTTCGCTGTGGTCACAAACCGACCGTTACGAAACAAAACGATGGAACGTGGTATCTCTCGATAGGAAAACAGGGGTCGTTCTGTAAGGACACGAACGCGACGGTTGAGGACCACGACGGCGATGTGCATTGTCTGACTGCGAAAGACAATCACGTCGTACTCGCCGGTCGTAACGGCCACTTTCAGTGGGTCGGTCAGTCGCTCTACCCCATGTCGATGACCACCATCAACGCCTCGCCCGAGACCAAGGTGGACCCCGGCGAGTACGACGGCGAGACCTACCGGGCACCCACGGGCACCCACTTCCGGAAGGAACCCGACGGCATCATCCGGGAAATCATCGACGAGACGCTGGCCGAGCGCGAGGAGAAGAAGGCCCTCCGGAACGAGCGCGACCCCGACACCCCCGAGTACGAGCGGTTCGACCGACAGCAGGCCGCGGTGAAGGTCATCATGAACTGCTTCACGCCGGATACCGAAGTCCTCACGCCGGAGGGGGTCAGGAACATTCGGGACCTCGACGTAGGCGACGAAGTGTACTCGCTCGACCCTGAGACCGAGGAGATGGAACGCAAACCGGTCGTAGAGACACACGCCTATCCCGACTACCGCGGCGACCTCGTAGACATCGAGACCAGCAAAATGGACTTCCGGGTGACGCCGAACCATCGCATGCTGGTCCGGAAGAACGAGACGAACGGCAGTACTGAAGACGGGTACAGTTTCGTGGAGGCCGGAGAGTTAGACCGGGCGACGAACTACGAACTCCCCCATGACTGGGATGGGCCGGAGGGGACACCCATCGAGGAAATCGACCTGACCGAACTTGCCGACGACTACGAAGTCTGGGCAAATCACGAGGTACACGGTCACACCCTCGCCGCCGAAATCGGCTGGTATCCCGACAAAGTTCAGAAATCCGACATCGACGAGGAGGGCTACGTCTTCTCGGCCGACGAGTTCGAAGAACACCGCGAGTATCTGGAGTCGGTCTGCTCGGAGTTCTACGTCCACGCCGAGTCCGGCCGCAAGTGGATTCCTCGGACGTACGACGGCGACGACTTCCTCGAACTCCTCGCGTGGTACGTCACCGAAGGAAACGTCTACACGTCGGAGGAAAAGCAGTTCGGCGAGAACTACCGCGGGTCCGCGACGAGTATCCAGATTGCCCAAGACGCGGTCATGGCTGACGGAGGCGAGGGCGACCATTCCGCCATCGGCGACCTCCTCGACCGGATGGGCTTCGACTACTACGTAGACGACACGGGCTATCAGTTCACCTCGAAACTTCTCGGCGAAGTCCTCGAACGTCTCTGTGGCGACAGCAGTTTCGAGAAGCGGATTCCGGAGTTCGTCTTCGAGAGTAGCCAGAAGCAAAAACGCCGGTTCCTCGAAACGCTGGTAGACGGTGATGGCGACAGGCAGAAGAATTCGTGGCGATACTCCACGGCGAGCGACCGTCTCCGAGACGACGTACTCCGACTCTGCGCCCACCTCGGACTGACGACGAACTACCGGAAGGATAGCGGGGCGTGGCGCATCTACTGCACCGAAGACAGCAAGAACACCCTCCGAATGCATCGTAGTTCCTCACGGAGTACTGCCGACGATGGCGTCTACTGCGTGACCGTCGAGGACAACCACACCCTCCTCGCGGGTCGGAACGGGAAGTTCCAGTTCGTCGGCCAGTCGCTCTACGGCGTCCTCGGTTGGGAGCGGTTCCGCCTCTACGACAAGGCGATGGGTGCCGCGATTACGGCGACTGGCCGAGAAGTCATCGAACACACCCAAGCGACGGCCGAGGAGATGGACTACGACGTTGCCTATGGCGATACCGACTCCGTAATGTTGGAAGTTGGACACATAAGTCCAGCGGACATCGATGGCGAGGTCGAAGTGACCGACGGAATGCGGGAGGCCCACCCCGAGATGGACGAGGAGGAACTCGAATCGCTCGCGGCGACGATTCAGAAAGGGTACGAAGTCGAGGAGCAAATCAATGACTCGTACGACGAGTTCGCGCTGGAGGAACTCAACGCGGCGGCCCACCGCTTCCAAATCGAGTTCGAGAAACTCTATCGCCGGTTCTTCCAAGCAGGCAAGAAGAAGCGCTACGCGGGCCACATCGTCTGGAAGGAGGGCAAGGACGTAGACGACATCGACATCACGGGGTTCGAGTACAAACGCTCGGACATCGCGCCCATCACGAAGGAGGTCCAGAAGCGCGTCATCGACATGATTGTCCACGGCGAGGACTTAGACGACGTGAAAGACTACGTTCACGACGTTATCGAGGACTACCAAGCAGGAAACGTGAATCTGGACGACGTGGGCATTCCGGGCGGCATCGGCAAGCGTCTCGACGCCTACGACACCGACACCGCGCAGGTCCGGGGTGCGAAGTACGCAAACGTCATGCTCGGGACGAACTTCCAGCGGGGAAGCAAGCCAAAGCGCCTCTACCTCGAAGGCGTTCACCCCGACTTCTGGCAGAAGATGGAAGACGAGGAGGGCTTCGACCCGAGCGGGAACTCGCGCGAGGACCGCATCTATCGGGAGTTCAAGAAGGACCCCGACGTGATTTGCTTCGAGTTCGCCGACCAAGTGCCCGACGAGTTCGACGTCGATTGGGACAAGATGCTCGACAAGACGCTTCAGGGTCCCATTGAGCGCATCCTCGAAGCCCTCGACATCTCGTGGGACGAGGTTAAATCCGGGCAGGAACAGACCGGACTCGGTAGTTTCGTCTGA
- a CDS encoding DUF7331 family protein: MSDHVNPDDELDRAEAALPDTTETEATIESYDTEDGVVFYDAENPLAWLKAGKPLTLKEQV; encoded by the coding sequence ATGTCCGACCACGTCAACCCCGACGACGAGCTGGACCGTGCGGAAGCGGCGCTTCCCGACACCACCGAGACGGAAGCGACCATCGAGTCCTACGACACGGAGGACGGCGTTGTATTCTACGACGCGGAGAATCCGTTGGCGTGGTTGAAGGCGGGCAAACCGCTTACGCTCAAAGAACAAGTCTGA
- a CDS encoding DUF7322 domain-containing protein codes for MASDDSTPDDSDDSVAELLPEDPPQAEADLLPDDPAEGLGADLGPDPPSVPDLSQNEDEADPELKKQFWSLVLIFNVALFGMSLGLMVVGFRGRLQVGGAIFLAGAFAFLRGWRQYQKVTDGDDED; via the coding sequence GTGGCCTCCGACGATTCGACGCCCGACGACAGCGACGATTCGGTAGCCGAGTTACTGCCCGAGGACCCGCCCCAAGCCGAGGCCGACCTCCTGCCGGACGACCCCGCGGAGGGCCTCGGCGCGGACCTCGGGCCGGACCCGCCGTCGGTCCCCGACCTGTCGCAAAACGAGGACGAGGCCGACCCGGAACTCAAGAAGCAGTTCTGGTCGCTCGTCCTCATCTTCAACGTCGCGCTGTTCGGGATGAGCCTCGGCCTGATGGTCGTCGGCTTCCGCGGGCGTCTGCAAGTCGGCGGCGCGATTTTCCTCGCCGGTGCGTTCGCCTTCCTCCGGGGCTGGCGGCAGTATCAAAAAGTGACTGACGGCGACGACGAAGACTGA
- a CDS encoding DUF7346 family protein encodes MRTVRDDAGDVFLVVKESGDSCKVRDPETGEETHRNRADLEPVSGESPLATSARAIPEPARRILTAAPDDRALGLLVELRERGPHSVRHLLDATDLCESDLLGLLTEFRAGGLVEETTVMGERGYATTETAEDGLALLSQD; translated from the coding sequence ATGAGAACCGTTCGGGACGACGCTGGCGACGTTTTCTTGGTTGTCAAGGAGTCGGGGGACTCCTGCAAGGTCCGGGACCCCGAGACGGGCGAGGAGACCCACCGAAACCGCGCCGACCTCGAACCCGTCTCGGGCGAGTCGCCGCTAGCGACCTCTGCGCGGGCGATTCCGGAACCCGCCCGGCGGATTCTGACTGCCGCGCCCGACGACCGGGCGCTCGGCCTGCTGGTGGAGTTGCGCGAGCGCGGACCGCACTCGGTTCGGCACCTGTTGGACGCGACCGACCTCTGCGAGAGCGATTTGTTGGGCCTCCTCACCGAGTTCCGCGCTGGCGGACTGGTCGAGGAGACCACGGTGATGGGCGAACGGGGCTACGCGACGACCGAAACGGCGGAAGACGGTCTGGCGTTACTCTCCCAAGATTGA
- the rad50 gene encoding DNA double-strand break repair ATPase Rad50, translating to MKFDRVRLRNFKCYADADLRLDPGVTVIHGLNGSGKSSLLEACFFALYGAKALDRTLEDVVTIGEDEAIIELWFTHEGGNYHVRRRIRATGERATTAECVLETPVDTVEGARDVRAEVTKLFRMDSEAFVNCAYVRQGEVNKLINATPGQRQDMIDDLLQLGKLEEYRERASDARLGVKSVLDDKCGSLSELDAQIEQKEDKGLHERLNNLKSKLKETEGDIDRFEENRETARKTREQAIEVLETYEQKRDELDSLSEDIEQLESEISQTEQKRAEHGERVRDLRERVEDLNDQIADLLAETALDSADEEAIENRLAELDAEDEAVADELNDAKTQAQMFTNQAENLASRADELASDADDKREAADEREAEADEAEADLESRCERVAELDAQIETERAKFEDAPVEFGDAEGLLEDRREEKSDLQRRIEETKANLQSARDSVAEAQELLDEGKCPECGQPVEDSPHVDTLEEDRERVAELEDELADLRDQREEVAEAVEHAETLVEAEREVGNLRENRKLAEESVADREETVEQKREEAESLREAADEREADAGDKRDDAEELREKANDRRETVERLEAEREEIEAKRDRLDRIRSLRSDRSDAEDDIERHREKRASLEDQNDLRRDRLADKRDRRSELRESYDDQKVQTARENKQEAEDYLEDVAVKLDELSERRDNLQTAIGGVENEIEELENLRDRREDLLERVESLESLRDEAAELQEMYGDLRAELRQRNVEQLEQMLNEVFDLVYQNDSYARIELDGEYELTVYQKDGEPLDPEQLSGGERALFNLSLRCAIYRLLSEGIEGTAPMPPLILDEPTVFLDSGHVSQLAELIASMRELGVEQIVVVSHDDELVAAADDVVYVEKDSVSNRSTVERRESLVEAAD from the coding sequence ATGAAATTCGACCGAGTTCGCCTGCGAAACTTCAAGTGTTACGCCGACGCTGACCTGCGCCTCGACCCCGGCGTGACCGTCATCCACGGGTTGAACGGGAGCGGGAAGTCGTCGCTGTTGGAAGCCTGTTTCTTCGCGCTCTACGGCGCGAAGGCCCTCGACCGCACCCTCGAAGACGTGGTGACCATCGGCGAGGACGAAGCCATCATCGAACTCTGGTTCACCCACGAGGGAGGTAACTACCACGTCCGGCGGCGGATTCGAGCGACCGGCGAGCGAGCGACGACTGCCGAGTGCGTGCTGGAGACGCCGGTGGATACCGTAGAAGGGGCGCGAGACGTGCGCGCAGAGGTGACGAAGCTATTCCGGATGGACTCTGAGGCGTTCGTCAACTGCGCCTACGTCCGGCAGGGCGAGGTCAACAAACTCATCAACGCTACGCCGGGCCAGCGCCAAGACATGATAGACGACCTCCTCCAACTCGGCAAACTGGAGGAGTACCGCGAACGCGCCAGCGACGCCAGACTCGGCGTCAAGTCGGTGCTGGACGACAAGTGCGGCAGTCTCTCGGAGTTGGACGCCCAAATCGAGCAGAAAGAGGACAAGGGCCTCCACGAGCGCCTGAACAACCTCAAGTCGAAGCTCAAAGAGACCGAGGGCGACATCGACCGGTTCGAGGAGAACCGAGAGACCGCCCGGAAGACCCGCGAGCAGGCAATCGAAGTGTTGGAGACCTACGAACAGAAGCGCGACGAGTTGGACTCGCTCTCCGAGGACATCGAGCAGTTGGAGTCCGAAATCAGCCAGACCGAACAGAAGCGCGCCGAACACGGCGAGCGCGTCCGAGACCTCCGCGAGCGCGTCGAGGACCTGAACGACCAAATCGCGGACCTGCTGGCCGAAACCGCGCTCGACTCGGCCGACGAGGAGGCCATCGAGAATCGACTGGCCGAACTCGACGCCGAGGACGAGGCGGTCGCCGACGAACTGAACGACGCCAAGACGCAGGCCCAGATGTTCACCAATCAGGCCGAAAACCTCGCCAGCAGGGCCGACGAGTTGGCATCCGACGCGGACGACAAGCGCGAGGCGGCCGACGAACGCGAGGCCGAGGCCGACGAGGCCGAGGCGGACCTCGAATCGCGCTGTGAGCGAGTCGCCGAGTTGGACGCCCAAATCGAGACCGAGCGAGCCAAGTTCGAGGACGCGCCCGTCGAGTTCGGCGACGCCGAGGGCCTCCTCGAAGACCGGCGCGAGGAGAAGTCCGACCTCCAGCGCCGAATCGAGGAGACCAAGGCGAATCTCCAGAGCGCCCGCGACAGCGTGGCCGAGGCCCAAGAATTGCTGGACGAGGGCAAGTGCCCCGAGTGCGGCCAACCGGTCGAGGACTCGCCCCACGTCGATACGCTCGAAGAAGACCGCGAGCGAGTCGCCGAACTCGAAGACGAACTGGCCGACCTGCGCGACCAGCGCGAGGAGGTCGCCGAGGCGGTCGAACACGCCGAAACGCTCGTGGAGGCCGAGCGCGAAGTCGGAAACCTGCGCGAGAACCGCAAGTTGGCCGAGGAGTCCGTCGCCGACCGCGAGGAGACTGTCGAGCAGAAGCGCGAGGAGGCCGAAAGCCTGCGCGAGGCGGCCGACGAACGCGAGGCCGATGCTGGAGACAAGCGCGACGACGCCGAAGAACTCCGGGAGAAGGCCAACGACCGCCGGGAGACGGTCGAAAGACTCGAAGCCGAGCGCGAGGAAATCGAGGCCAAGCGCGACCGCCTCGACCGGATTCGGTCGCTCCGGAGCGACCGCTCCGACGCCGAGGACGACATCGAGCGCCACCGCGAGAAGCGCGCCAGCCTCGAAGACCAGAACGACCTGCGCCGGGACCGACTCGCCGACAAGCGCGACCGGCGGAGCGAACTCCGGGAGAGTTACGACGACCAGAAGGTCCAGACCGCCCGCGAGAACAAACAGGAGGCCGAAGACTATCTAGAGGACGTCGCGGTGAAACTGGACGAACTCAGCGAACGACGCGACAACCTCCAGACCGCCATCGGCGGCGTCGAGAACGAAATCGAGGAGCTAGAGAACCTGCGCGACCGGCGCGAGGACCTACTGGAGCGGGTCGAATCGCTCGAATCGCTCCGCGACGAGGCCGCCGAACTGCAGGAGATGTACGGCGACCTCCGGGCGGAACTCCGCCAGCGCAACGTCGAGCAGTTGGAGCAGATGCTCAACGAGGTGTTCGACCTCGTGTATCAGAATGACTCGTACGCGCGCATCGAACTCGACGGCGAGTACGAGTTGACCGTCTACCAGAAGGACGGCGAACCCCTCGACCCCGAGCAGTTGTCCGGCGGCGAGCGCGCGCTGTTCAACCTGAGCCTGCGGTGTGCAATCTATCGCCTCCTCTCGGAGGGCATCGAGGGAACCGCGCCGATGCCGCCCCTGATTCTGGACGAACCGACCGTCTTCCTCGACTCGGGCCACGTCTCGCAACTCGCGGAACTCATCGCGTCGATGCGGGAGTTGGGCGTCGAGCAAATCGTGGTCGTGAGCCACGACGACGAACTCGTCGCCGCCGCCGACGACGTGGTGTACGTCGAGAAGGACTCGGTGTCGAACCGCTCGACGGTCGAGCGCCGCGAGAGTCTGGTCGAGGCCGCGGACTGA
- the mre11 gene encoding DNA double-strand break repair protein Mre11 translates to MTRVIHTGDTHLGYRQYHSPERRKDFLRAFEQVIDDAIDEDVDAVVHAGDLFHDRRPDLNALHGTISILGKLRDADIPFLAIVGNHEGTRGRQWLDLFEMLGLATRLDDTPEVVGETAFYGLDHVPKSKREDLDYQFADHDQPHAALVSHGLFQPFDLGDWDAEEVLTEANLDFDAMLLGDNHKPDKTEVAGAWVTYCGSTERCSAAERDDRGYNIVEFDGEATITRRGIDATRDFEYVRADLAEGEGIERVREKIRERDVSEAVVVVEIEGEGDHIAPATVEEFALDEGALVARVKDRREVEDEDGEVEVSFADPDDAVRERVRDLGLSEAARGLDETVRASKVADSNVRESVENRVSELVEGDLSAFESAPDEREEKAPDPDDTEAVEAVAEAAADSAATETELEDGTLEEYQ, encoded by the coding sequence ATGACACGGGTGATACACACGGGGGACACCCACCTCGGGTATCGACAGTACCACTCCCCCGAGCGCCGGAAAGACTTCCTCCGGGCGTTCGAGCAGGTTATCGACGACGCGATAGACGAGGACGTAGACGCGGTGGTCCACGCCGGAGACCTGTTCCACGACCGGCGGCCCGACCTGAACGCCCTCCACGGAACCATCTCTATTCTGGGCAAACTTCGGGACGCCGACATCCCGTTTCTCGCCATCGTCGGCAACCACGAGGGAACTCGCGGCCGCCAATGGCTCGACCTCTTCGAGATGCTCGGACTTGCCACGCGACTGGACGATACCCCCGAGGTCGTGGGCGAAACCGCCTTCTACGGCCTCGACCACGTGCCCAAGTCCAAGCGCGAGGACTTGGACTACCAGTTCGCCGACCACGACCAACCCCACGCCGCGCTGGTGAGCCACGGCCTGTTTCAGCCCTTCGACCTCGGCGACTGGGACGCCGAGGAGGTCCTGACCGAGGCCAACCTCGATTTCGACGCGATGCTGTTGGGCGACAACCACAAGCCCGACAAAACGGAGGTCGCTGGCGCGTGGGTCACCTACTGCGGTTCGACCGAGCGGTGTAGCGCCGCCGAGCGCGACGACCGGGGCTACAACATCGTGGAGTTCGACGGCGAGGCAACCATCACTCGCCGGGGCATCGACGCGACCCGCGACTTCGAATACGTCCGCGCCGACCTCGCAGAGGGCGAGGGCATCGAGCGCGTCCGGGAGAAAATCCGGGAGCGAGACGTTTCGGAGGCCGTCGTCGTCGTGGAAATCGAGGGCGAGGGCGACCACATCGCGCCCGCCACCGTCGAGGAGTTCGCGCTGGACGAGGGCGCGCTGGTGGCCCGAGTGAAGGACCGCCGCGAAGTCGAAGACGAGGACGGAGAGGTCGAAGTCTCGTTCGCCGACCCCGACGACGCGGTGCGAGAGCGAGTCAGGGACCTCGGCCTGAGCGAGGCCGCCCGCGGTCTCGACGAGACGGTCCGAGCGAGCAAAGTCGCCGACTCGAACGTCCGCGAGTCGGTCGAGAATCGGGTGAGCGAACTAGTTGAGGGCGACCTCTCGGCGTTCGAGTCAGCGCCCGACGAGCGCGAGGAGAAAGCGCCCGACCCGGACGACACCGAGGCCGTGGAAGCAGTCGCGGAGGCCGCGGCCGATTCCGCCGCGACGGAGACTGAACTCGAAGATGGAACGCTGGAGGAATATCAATGA
- a CDS encoding MarR family transcriptional regulator — translation MSASETAQHEESRLTGENATEAIQELPPSAKLVAKVLEYNDTLTQSQIADESLLPDRTVRYALNRLDEEGIVDSRFSFSDARKRLYSLDLD, via the coding sequence ATGAGCGCCTCAGAGACTGCACAGCACGAGGAGAGTCGGCTCACGGGGGAGAACGCGACCGAGGCGATACAGGAACTGCCGCCGAGCGCGAAGTTGGTCGCCAAGGTCCTCGAATATAACGACACGTTAACCCAGAGCCAAATCGCCGACGAGTCCCTGCTCCCGGACCGAACCGTCCGGTACGCGCTGAACCGACTGGACGAGGAGGGCATCGTGGACTCGCGGTTCTCCTTTTCGGACGCCCGCAAGCGACTCTACTCGCTGGACCTCGACTGA